A window from Polynucleobacter sp. MWH-UH25E encodes these proteins:
- the nuoL gene encoding NADH-quinone oxidoreductase subunit L yields MQLTLTIPVLCAIPLAPLFGSMIAGFFGTKLGGNRIGHGACQFVTILGVAIAFALSCNVLAQVMDGFYFNGTVYHWMQLGELNLDIGFLIDPLTATMMCVVTFVSLMVHIYTIGYMHGEEGYNRFFSYISLFTFAMLMLVMSNNLLQLFFGWEAVGVVSYLLIGFYFERQSAVFANMKAFLVNRVGDFGFILGIGLLLASTGSMQYDVIFSQNTALAAQTLPGTGWNLLTVACICLFIGAMGKSAQFPLHVWLPDSMEGPTPISALIHAATMVTAGIFMVSRMSPLFELSDVALSFILVIGSITALFMGFLGIVQNDIKRVVAYSTLSQLGYMTVALGVSAYPVAIFHLMTHAFFKALLFLAAGSVILGMRHEQDMRKMGGLWKYMPITCLMMLLGNLALIGTPFFSGYYSKDSIIEAVAASHIPGSGFAYFAVMASVFVTALYSFRLYFWVFHGKARWGHADSHDHHHDHAEQGDDHAHHGLAPGEKPHESPLVVTLPLILLAIPSVIIGFYTITPLLFGTYLGDSIFIDLARHPVMKELSEEFHGPVAMAIHAFTSPVLGLVVLGVLTAAIGYLWAPGLPTKVAQTFAPIKKLFDNKYYLDDLNQAVFAKGLIWIGGILWHRGDQKVIDGFLVNGSAHSVGRFAGVIRHLQSGYVYHYAFAMIAGLAVLLAWVLYAYLPFVR; encoded by the coding sequence ATGCAATTAACCTTAACTATTCCTGTTCTCTGTGCAATTCCATTGGCGCCATTGTTTGGCTCCATGATTGCCGGTTTCTTTGGCACTAAATTGGGCGGTAACCGAATTGGCCATGGAGCTTGCCAATTCGTGACTATTTTGGGCGTAGCGATTGCATTTGCTTTGTCATGCAATGTATTGGCTCAGGTGATGGATGGCTTCTATTTCAATGGCACTGTATATCACTGGATGCAGTTAGGTGAACTCAATTTAGACATTGGCTTCTTGATTGATCCATTGACTGCAACCATGATGTGTGTAGTGACATTTGTGTCGCTCATGGTCCATATCTATACGATTGGTTATATGCATGGCGAAGAAGGGTACAACCGCTTCTTCTCATATATTTCCTTATTCACTTTTGCAATGTTGATGCTGGTGATGAGTAATAACCTATTGCAACTCTTCTTCGGCTGGGAAGCTGTGGGTGTAGTTTCTTATTTATTGATTGGCTTTTACTTTGAGCGTCAGTCAGCAGTATTTGCAAACATGAAGGCTTTCTTAGTTAATCGTGTTGGTGACTTTGGATTCATCTTGGGCATTGGTTTATTGCTAGCGAGCACAGGCTCTATGCAATATGACGTAATCTTTTCACAAAATACCGCATTGGCAGCACAAACATTGCCAGGCACTGGTTGGAATCTGTTAACTGTTGCCTGCATTTGTTTGTTCATTGGCGCAATGGGTAAATCTGCACAGTTTCCATTGCATGTGTGGCTTCCAGACTCCATGGAAGGTCCAACTCCAATTTCTGCATTAATTCACGCGGCAACCATGGTTACTGCTGGCATCTTTATGGTGTCCCGTATGTCACCATTGTTTGAGCTTTCAGATGTTGCTCTTAGCTTCATCTTAGTAATTGGCTCTATCACTGCCTTATTTATGGGGTTCTTAGGGATCGTACAAAACGATATCAAGCGTGTTGTAGCGTATTCCACACTTTCACAGTTGGGCTATATGACAGTTGCACTCGGCGTATCTGCTTACCCGGTTGCCATATTTCATTTGATGACTCATGCATTCTTTAAGGCGTTGTTATTCCTTGCAGCGGGTAGCGTGATTTTGGGTATGCGCCACGAGCAAGATATGCGCAAGATGGGCGGTCTCTGGAAATACATGCCAATAACTTGTCTCATGATGTTGCTTGGCAATCTTGCTTTAATTGGTACGCCATTCTTCTCGGGCTACTACTCAAAAGACTCAATTATTGAAGCTGTAGCAGCAAGCCATATCCCTGGATCGGGCTTTGCATACTTTGCTGTGATGGCTAGCGTATTTGTTACAGCCTTGTATTCATTCCGCCTGTATTTCTGGGTATTCCATGGCAAAGCACGTTGGGGTCATGCAGACTCTCACGACCATCACCATGATCATGCGGAACAGGGCGATGACCACGCTCACCACGGTTTAGCCCCTGGTGAGAAACCACATGAGTCACCATTGGTGGTCACATTACCCCTGATTTTGTTGGCTATCCCATCAGTGATTATTGGTTTCTACACTATTACGCCTCTCCTGTTTGGAACATACCTTGGCGATTCGATCTTTATTGATCTCGCTCGTCATCCAGTCATGAAAGAGCTTTCAGAAGAATTCCATGGCCCAGTTGCAATGGCTATTCATGCATTTACTTCCCCTGTATTGGGGTTGGTTGTATTGGGTGTACTGACTGCAGCCATCGGCTATTTATGGGCGCCTGGTTTGCCTACTAAGGTAGCTCAAACATTTGCACCAATCAAGAAACTATTTGATAACAAATACTACTTAGATGACTTGAATCAAGCAGTGTTTGCTAAGGGCCTCATATGGATTGGCGGAATTCTTTGGCATCGCGGCGACCAGAAAGTGATTGACGGCTTCTTGGTAAATGGAAGTGCTCATTCAGTAGGGCGCTTTGCTGGAGTCATTCGCCATTTGCAATCCGGTTATGTTTATCACTATGCCTTTGCAATGATTGCAGGCTTAGCGGTATTGCTAGCTTGGGTTTTATACGCTTACCTGCCTTTTGTTCGCTAG
- the nuoK gene encoding NADH-quinone oxidoreductase subunit NuoK: MTITLAHYLVLSAILFATSVIGIFLNRKNVIILLMAIELMLLSVNMNFVAFSHYLGDMAGQVFVFFILTVAAAEAAIGLAILVVLFRKVDTINAEDLDHLKG; the protein is encoded by the coding sequence ATGACGATTACTCTAGCCCATTACTTGGTGCTTAGCGCCATCCTGTTTGCCACCAGCGTGATCGGTATTTTCTTGAATCGCAAGAATGTCATCATATTGTTAATGGCAATAGAGCTGATGTTGTTATCAGTCAATATGAATTTTGTAGCCTTCTCTCATTACCTAGGGGATATGGCTGGCCAGGTATTTGTATTCTTTATTTTGACTGTGGCTGCTGCTGAAGCGGCGATCGGCTTAGCAATCTTAGTTGTGCTCTTCCGTAAGGTTGACACGATTAATGCTGAAGATCTAGACCACCTAAAAGGCTAG
- a CDS encoding NADH-quinone oxidoreductase subunit J, whose protein sequence is MTFDPSTLFAAFFFGFAGLLVISALRVITARNPVHAALFLVLAFFCASGIWMLLKAEFLSLALILVYVGAVMVLFLFVVMMLDLDLEHLRRDFKKFLPIAFLMGAVIVLELSIVIIRSFIGTDAPVQLMPEEAMASNTQALGMLIFGDYVYAFEVAGVILLVAIIAAVALTLRNRKDSKSQNIHDQVNVVAADRMKIVKMDADMNAKQDARGEKK, encoded by the coding sequence ATGACATTCGATCCATCCACTTTATTTGCCGCGTTTTTTTTCGGCTTCGCAGGTTTGCTGGTGATTTCTGCCTTGCGCGTGATTACCGCACGCAATCCGGTTCATGCTGCATTATTTTTGGTTCTTGCATTCTTTTGCGCATCCGGAATCTGGATGTTGCTCAAAGCTGAATTCCTGAGCTTGGCCTTGATTTTGGTTTATGTTGGCGCCGTGATGGTTTTGTTCCTCTTCGTTGTCATGATGTTGGATTTAGATCTAGAGCATCTGCGCCGTGACTTTAAAAAGTTCCTTCCCATCGCATTCTTGATGGGTGCTGTGATTGTTCTTGAGCTATCTATAGTGATTATCAGAAGCTTTATTGGAACTGATGCGCCAGTTCAGTTAATGCCTGAGGAGGCAATGGCAAGCAATACACAAGCATTAGGTATGCTGATATTTGGTGACTATGTATATGCGTTCGAGGTTGCCGGCGTAATTTTGTTAGTAGCCATCATCGCAGCTGTAGCGCTTACATTACGTAATCGAAAAGATTCTAAGTCGCAAAACATTCATGATCAGGTAAATGTGGTTGCCGCGGACCGCATGAAAATCGTCAAGATGGATGCCGATATGAATGCCAAACAGGATGCTAGAGGAGAAAAGAAATGA
- the nuoH gene encoding NADH-quinone oxidoreductase subunit NuoH: protein MENFLDLVTTQGEAIFGSLWPLVWALVRIVIIVLPMFGCVAYLTLWERKLIGWMHIRLGPNRVGPLGLLQPIADALKLLMKEIISPTQASKVLYFIAPVMVIAPAFAAWAVIPFQAKMMLADVNAGLLYIMAISSIGVYGVILAGWSSNSKYPFLGAMRASAQMISYEIAMGFALVTVLLTSGSLNLSAIVESQEHGYFAHMGLNFLSWNWLPLLPMFLIYFISGVAETNRHPFDVVEGESEIVAGHMVEYSGMSFAMFFLAEYANMILIAAVASIMFLGGWLPIVDLPILRDIPGFFWLFGKTFFLLSCVIWLRATLPRYRYDQIMRLGWKIFIPISVFWVVVIGAWVVSPWNIWK from the coding sequence ATGGAAAATTTCTTAGACCTCGTTACAACCCAAGGTGAAGCTATTTTTGGGTCATTATGGCCATTAGTTTGGGCTTTGGTCCGCATCGTCATCATCGTTCTTCCAATGTTTGGATGTGTAGCGTATCTAACCTTGTGGGAGCGTAAATTAATTGGCTGGATGCATATTCGTCTTGGACCAAATCGCGTTGGGCCTTTGGGTTTATTGCAACCAATCGCAGATGCATTAAAGCTATTAATGAAGGAGATTATTTCTCCTACTCAAGCGAGCAAAGTTTTATATTTCATCGCGCCTGTGATGGTGATCGCACCAGCTTTTGCAGCTTGGGCGGTAATTCCATTTCAGGCGAAGATGATGTTGGCAGACGTTAATGCCGGACTTCTTTACATCATGGCCATTTCCTCCATCGGTGTTTATGGCGTCATTCTGGCTGGCTGGTCTTCTAACTCTAAGTACCCATTCCTTGGTGCGATGCGTGCATCAGCGCAAATGATTTCTTATGAAATTGCTATGGGCTTTGCCTTAGTAACCGTATTGCTGACATCTGGCTCTTTGAATTTAAGCGCTATTGTTGAATCACAGGAGCATGGTTACTTTGCTCATATGGGTCTCAATTTCTTGTCATGGAATTGGTTGCCATTGCTGCCAATGTTCCTGATCTACTTCATTTCTGGTGTAGCTGAAACCAATCGTCACCCATTTGACGTGGTTGAAGGTGAGTCAGAGATTGTTGCCGGACACATGGTTGAGTACTCTGGTATGTCATTTGCCATGTTCTTCTTGGCTGAATATGCCAACATGATTTTGATTGCTGCTGTTGCATCAATCATGTTCTTGGGCGGCTGGTTGCCAATCGTTGATTTGCCAATTCTGCGTGATATTCCAGGCTTTTTCTGGCTGTTTGGCAAAACTTTCTTCTTGTTGTCTTGTGTTATTTGGCTGCGTGCCACTTTGCCACGCTATCGCTATGACCAAATTATGCGTTTAGGCTGGAAGATCTTCATTCCTATCTCAGTATTCTGGGTAGTGGTTATCGGTGCATGGGTTGTATCCCCATGGAATATTTGGAAATAA
- the nuoI gene encoding NADH-quinone oxidoreductase subunit NuoI, giving the protein MFKKISQFLDSLMLKDILTGMSITGRYLFKPKITVQYPDEKTPLSNRFRGLHALRRYENGEERCIGCKLCEAVCPAYAITIETAERDDGTRRTTRYDIDLTKCIFCGFCEEACPVDAIVETNIFEYFGDKRGDLYFTKEMLLAVGDKYEKDIAANRAIDAPYR; this is encoded by the coding sequence ATGTTTAAGAAAATTTCCCAATTCCTCGATAGCTTGATGTTGAAAGACATCCTGACCGGCATGTCAATTACCGGTCGTTATCTCTTTAAACCAAAAATTACTGTTCAATACCCAGACGAAAAGACTCCATTGTCAAATCGTTTCCGCGGGCTGCATGCATTGCGTCGCTACGAAAATGGTGAGGAGCGTTGCATTGGTTGCAAATTATGTGAAGCAGTCTGCCCAGCCTATGCAATTACGATCGAAACTGCGGAACGTGATGACGGTACCCGTCGTACAACACGCTATGACATCGATTTAACTAAGTGCATTTTCTGTGGATTCTGTGAAGAAGCTTGTCCAGTAGACGCTATCGTTGAGACCAATATTTTTGAATATTTTGGCGATAAGCGTGGAGACCTGTACTTCACAAAAGAGATGCTTTTGGCTGTAGGCGATAAGTATGAAAAAGATATTGCCGCTAACCGCGCTATTGATGCGCCTTATCGTTAA